From the Streptomyces pluripotens genome, one window contains:
- a CDS encoding carbohydrate ABC transporter permease: MGSAVPAGAPPGPAASSSHDRRRNRKSRRSVTGTRRTVVALFLLPALVLLGALVVYPIGYSAVRSFFDASGRGFAGVDNYRTLFTDDGIRTALKNNVIWVVFAPAVSTALGLIFAVLTERVRWGTAFKLVVFMPMAISMLAAGIIFRMVYDQDPDKGVANAVWVSVHDTFAPSSAFPKAHPGRNSPLEPDHGGFLTKATVHADQPVSLPLVGVAPDQMPDGAKRAATARPEPGKVTGTTWQDFTRGKGVGRLGTPDPSELGYAGMRIEAVKDGTVVATAKAAADGTFTLPASADGARLRLPASNFRQPYNGVEWLGPTLVTPAVIGAYVWMWAGFAMVLIAAGLAGVPRELLEAARVDGANEWQVFRKVTVPLLAPVLAVVTVTLMINVLKVFDLVYIIAPGSSQDDANVLALELYRKGFSEGRPGVASAIAVFLLLLVVPVMLFNIRRLRREARR, from the coding sequence ATGGGGTCGGCAGTACCGGCCGGGGCCCCACCGGGCCCCGCCGCGTCCAGCAGCCACGACCGTCGCAGGAACCGCAAGAGCCGCAGGAGTGTGACCGGCACCCGCAGAACGGTGGTGGCCCTGTTCCTGCTGCCCGCCCTGGTGCTGCTCGGCGCGCTCGTGGTCTACCCCATCGGGTACTCCGCCGTCCGCAGTTTCTTCGATGCCTCGGGCCGTGGCTTCGCCGGCGTGGACAACTACCGGACGCTCTTCACCGACGACGGCATCCGTACCGCCCTGAAGAACAACGTCATCTGGGTGGTGTTCGCACCCGCGGTCTCCACCGCGCTCGGCCTGATCTTCGCGGTGCTGACCGAACGGGTGCGGTGGGGAACCGCGTTCAAGCTGGTCGTCTTCATGCCGATGGCGATCTCCATGCTGGCGGCCGGGATCATCTTCCGGATGGTGTACGACCAGGACCCGGACAAGGGTGTCGCCAACGCGGTATGGGTGAGCGTCCACGACACCTTCGCCCCGTCGTCGGCGTTCCCGAAGGCCCACCCGGGTCGGAACTCACCCCTCGAACCGGACCACGGGGGATTCCTCACCAAGGCCACCGTCCATGCCGATCAGCCCGTCTCCCTCCCCCTCGTCGGTGTGGCCCCGGACCAGATGCCGGACGGCGCGAAGCGGGCCGCCACTGCCAGGCCGGAGCCGGGGAAGGTCACCGGCACCACCTGGCAGGACTTCACCCGTGGCAAAGGCGTGGGCAGGCTCGGCACTCCCGATCCGTCCGAACTGGGCTACGCCGGAATGCGGATCGAGGCGGTGAAGGACGGCACGGTGGTCGCCACCGCGAAAGCCGCCGCGGACGGCACCTTCACCTTGCCGGCGTCCGCCGACGGTGCCCGGCTGAGGCTGCCGGCGAGCAACTTCAGACAGCCGTACAACGGTGTCGAGTGGCTCGGCCCGACGTTGGTCACCCCGGCGGTCATCGGGGCGTACGTGTGGATGTGGGCGGGCTTCGCGATGGTGCTGATCGCAGCCGGGTTGGCGGGCGTACCCCGAGAGCTGCTGGAGGCCGCGCGGGTGGACGGCGCGAACGAGTGGCAGGTGTTCCGCAAGGTCACCGTGCCGCTCCTCGCTCCGGTCCTGGCGGTCGTCACCGTCACGCTGATGATCAACGTGCTGAAGGTGTTCGACCTCGTCTACATCATCGCGCCGGGCTCCTCCCAGGACGACGCGAACGTGCTCGCCCTGGAGCTGTACCGCAAGGGCTTCTCGGAGGGTCGTCCGGGAGTCGCGAGCGCGATCGCGGTGTTCCTGCTGCTGCTGGTCGTCCCGGTGATGCTGTTCAACATCCGGCGGCTCAGGCGGGAGGCACGGCGATGA
- a CDS encoding FHA domain-containing protein — translation MQIRLTVVDPVGPSAQRGRAASRDVLVTAPAGTDLAAVASGLAGALTGEGGTARDTGGAPVVLYSGTDRLDLRRRILGEPPLVDGALLSLGAPAAPEPHPEMDDAPTRLHAVAGPDAGGVHLLHGGRITVGRSTDADVPLDDPDVSRLHCAVTVGADGRVSVTDLGSTNGTTLNGVRVADRPVRFPAGAVLRIGESALRVTPSGGPGARLRTVPDGEGRVRVALGDAASAETFPEASGGDGTPDDARFRRGTPVPGGAGAPPTSAGGVDGTRTASPGPGAAGRSARPAGTAPGAAGTAPGAAGADPGAGAAGYARGNPAPGAEGVPGAVHHAYDSVGRSTSTGGTSAREHRRGERSAVPGQAGAPGIEHRGTGPGPAASGAASGGDTHAGRSGIGGLDGAHPGEDARGHGRKGTSGDGDGAPHGARRRGLGSWARRLAGGRGEQPGGREAYDAAAPRPGGAPTAGAPQRPEVWPDPATLLLTALGPGPRLWERGPGHPEMLTIRLGTADRSAPDGSGLLPAVPVTAALREGGALGLAGPRPRLSGLARAVLAQLAALHSPDLLEIVLISADRSRPVQERTAEWSWLGWLPHVRPGRGQDCRLLLAYDREQAAARAQELLRRVEDHATAGRSTAHPARLPAPAAPGRTPATDAAAPSAHDSPTRTPDAPGRGPRTTTPTPPALGSSPGTPGIPAQTQASGTAGRPAQHAPSGAPGHSSPPGKPAHAPAPGVPGTPAPGAVAESLADRSGSDAHRPGMPGTARPPAPSTTTTANAAPTRRPSWARHDADPGVGGGFEGPYTVVVVDGDPGGAALQETLARLAVAGPRAGIHVVCLAETEPASPASSVMRTYEAACAVTPTFRHCGAVALLSGDVATALHLLRVAPGGPLGPGTLAAVDAVSAAWAERFARALAPLRPDGDPVGGRRPRAVTPLPRSARLLDELGLARATPASLMARWADAADDPESLGGRARAVLGVGPHGPLTADLVADGPHLLIEGPAGSGRTELLRAVVASLAAAERPDHLSMVLVDGRDGVGTDAGQGEGLRVCTDVPHVTTHLVASDPVRMREFAQSLSAELKRRAELLGRTDFAEWHAGRQLPGRIGAQRTPATGDIDTPPSSTLRLRPRGARHSAAAVPPLPRLVVVVDDLDMLVSPPLGSPGRPAAGSVMRALESVAREGERLGVHLVAATGPGGPTAETEPARRAGLRIVLDSPKPTTGGTSRFEGSSESGGEPAPGRGWLTYPDGQSAPFQGGRVTGRIPRTATQRPTVVPVDWQRMGDPPARRPVRELGNGPTDLALLASAVERAARQVSAAEVPSLL, via the coding sequence ATGCAGATCCGGCTGACCGTCGTAGACCCGGTGGGCCCGTCCGCGCAGCGGGGCCGCGCCGCAAGCCGGGATGTGCTGGTCACGGCGCCCGCGGGCACGGACCTGGCCGCGGTCGCCTCGGGGCTGGCCGGAGCGCTCACCGGAGAGGGCGGCACGGCCCGGGACACCGGCGGCGCGCCCGTGGTCCTCTACTCGGGCACCGACCGCCTGGACCTCCGCCGCCGCATCCTCGGCGAGCCCCCGCTGGTCGACGGGGCCCTGCTGTCCCTGGGCGCTCCGGCGGCTCCCGAACCCCACCCCGAGATGGACGACGCCCCGACCCGGCTGCACGCGGTGGCGGGCCCGGATGCCGGCGGGGTGCACCTGCTGCACGGCGGCCGGATCACCGTGGGCCGCTCCACCGACGCCGACGTCCCGCTGGACGACCCGGACGTCTCCCGGCTGCATTGCGCGGTCACGGTCGGCGCCGACGGCCGCGTCTCGGTGACCGACCTGGGATCCACGAACGGCACGACCCTCAACGGTGTCCGGGTGGCCGACCGTCCGGTGAGGTTTCCTGCGGGGGCGGTACTGAGGATCGGCGAATCCGCGTTGCGCGTTACTCCGTCCGGGGGTCCAGGGGCCCGGCTGCGGACGGTGCCGGATGGGGAGGGGCGGGTGCGGGTTGCCCTGGGGGACGCTGCGTCCGCGGAAACGTTCCCGGAGGCCTCGGGGGGCGACGGGACTCCGGATGACGCACGCTTCCGCCGTGGGACCCCAGTCCCCGGTGGGGCAGGAGCGCCGCCGACGAGCGCGGGTGGCGTCGACGGGACCCGGACCGCGTCGCCCGGCCCGGGAGCTGCCGGACGCAGCGCGAGGCCCGCGGGAACGGCCCCCGGGGCTGCGGGAACGGCCCCCGGGGCTGCGGGAGCGGACCCGGGAGCCGGGGCGGCGGGGTACGCGCGGGGGAATCCGGCCCCCGGGGCGGAGGGTGTCCCGGGGGCGGTTCATCACGCCTACGACTCCGTCGGCCGGAGCACCTCCACCGGCGGCACGAGCGCTCGGGAGCACCGGCGCGGGGAGCGGTCAGCGGTGCCGGGACAGGCCGGGGCACCCGGTATCGAGCACCGGGGTACGGGGCCGGGCCCTGCAGCGTCCGGGGCAGCGTCCGGTGGGGACACCCACGCCGGGCGCTCCGGCATCGGCGGGCTGGACGGCGCGCACCCGGGCGAGGACGCGCGGGGGCACGGCCGCAAGGGCACGTCAGGCGACGGCGACGGCGCCCCGCACGGCGCACGACGGCGCGGGCTCGGCTCGTGGGCACGACGGCTGGCCGGCGGACGGGGGGAACAGCCGGGCGGCCGGGAGGCGTACGACGCCGCGGCGCCCCGTCCCGGAGGGGCGCCGACCGCCGGTGCCCCGCAGCGACCGGAGGTCTGGCCGGACCCGGCCACGCTGCTACTGACGGCTCTGGGCCCCGGGCCCCGGCTGTGGGAGCGTGGGCCAGGCCACCCGGAGATGCTGACCATACGACTCGGCACGGCCGACCGGAGTGCACCGGACGGTTCGGGCCTCCTGCCCGCGGTACCGGTGACCGCCGCGCTGCGCGAGGGCGGCGCACTGGGTCTGGCCGGTCCGCGCCCCCGACTGTCCGGGCTGGCCCGCGCGGTGTTGGCCCAACTCGCTGCACTGCACTCCCCCGATCTGCTGGAGATCGTGCTGATCAGCGCGGACCGTTCGCGTCCGGTGCAGGAGCGGACGGCCGAGTGGTCCTGGCTGGGTTGGCTGCCGCACGTCCGGCCGGGGCGTGGCCAGGACTGTCGCCTGCTGCTGGCCTATGACCGCGAACAGGCGGCGGCCCGCGCCCAGGAGTTGCTCCGCCGGGTCGAGGACCACGCGACGGCGGGTAGGAGCACGGCCCACCCCGCCCGCCTCCCGGCACCAGCCGCGCCGGGACGGACTCCGGCCACGGATGCGGCGGCCCCGTCCGCCCACGACTCACCCACGAGAACCCCCGACGCCCCGGGCCGGGGCCCCCGCACGACCACACCCACCCCGCCCGCCCTCGGCTCTTCGCCGGGAACACCGGGCATCCCCGCCCAGACCCAGGCCTCCGGCACGGCCGGACGCCCCGCGCAGCACGCTCCCTCCGGCGCCCCCGGCCACTCCTCGCCCCCCGGCAAGCCCGCGCACGCCCCGGCTCCCGGGGTTCCCGGCACCCCGGCCCCCGGCGCAGTGGCCGAGTCGCTCGCCGACCGGTCCGGTTCCGACGCCCACCGGCCCGGCATGCCCGGCACTGCACGTCCTCCCGCGCCGTCCACGACGACGACGGCGAACGCCGCCCCCACCCGCCGCCCCTCCTGGGCCAGGCACGATGCCGATCCCGGTGTCGGCGGCGGTTTCGAGGGGCCGTACACCGTCGTCGTCGTGGACGGCGATCCCGGCGGAGCCGCCCTGCAGGAGACCCTCGCTCGGCTGGCCGTGGCGGGGCCGCGGGCCGGGATCCATGTGGTGTGTCTCGCCGAGACCGAGCCCGCCTCGCCCGCGTCCTCCGTGATGCGGACGTACGAGGCCGCGTGCGCGGTGACCCCGACGTTCCGGCACTGCGGTGCCGTGGCGCTGCTCAGCGGGGACGTCGCGACCGCGCTGCACCTGCTGCGCGTCGCACCCGGCGGCCCCCTCGGCCCCGGCACGCTCGCCGCTGTCGACGCCGTCTCCGCCGCCTGGGCCGAACGGTTCGCACGGGCACTGGCGCCACTGCGGCCGGACGGCGACCCGGTCGGCGGGCGGCGCCCTCGCGCGGTCACGCCACTGCCGCGGTCAGCGCGGTTGTTGGACGAGCTGGGGCTGGCGCGGGCCACGCCCGCGTCACTGATGGCCCGTTGGGCGGACGCGGCCGACGACCCGGAGTCGCTGGGCGGGCGGGCGCGGGCGGTGCTGGGGGTCGGACCGCACGGGCCGCTTACCGCCGACCTGGTGGCCGACGGCCCCCATCTACTGATCGAGGGGCCGGCCGGCAGCGGCCGTACCGAACTGCTGCGGGCCGTGGTCGCCTCACTAGCCGCCGCCGAGCGGCCGGACCACCTGAGCATGGTGCTGGTCGACGGCCGGGACGGCGTCGGCACGGACGCCGGACAGGGTGAGGGCCTGCGCGTCTGCACCGACGTACCGCATGTCACCACCCACCTGGTCGCCAGCGACCCGGTACGCATGCGGGAGTTCGCACAGTCGCTGAGCGCCGAACTGAAGCGGCGGGCGGAGTTGCTGGGCCGTACGGACTTCGCCGAGTGGCACGCGGGGCGGCAGTTGCCGGGTCGAATCGGTGCCCAGCGCACACCCGCCACCGGTGACATAGACACCCCGCCCAGTTCCACCCTGCGGCTGCGGCCTCGCGGTGCCCGGCACAGCGCCGCGGCCGTACCGCCGTTGCCCCGGCTCGTGGTCGTCGTCGACGACCTCGACATGCTGGTCTCCCCACCGCTCGGCTCACCGGGCCGACCCGCCGCGGGGTCGGTGATGCGGGCCCTGGAGTCGGTGGCCCGAGAGGGCGAGCGGCTCGGTGTGCACCTGGTCGCGGCCACCGGGCCCGGCGGGCCCACGGCGGAGACGGAGCCGGCCCGCCGGGCCGGACTGCGGATCGTGCTGGACTCCCCGAAGCCGACGACCGGAGGCACATCCCGGTTCGAGGGGAGCAGCGAATCCGGGGGAGAACCGGCCCCCGGGCGTGGATGGTTGACGTACCCGGACGGGCAGAGCGCCCCTTTCCAGGGCGGCCGGGTGACGGGCCGCATCCCGCGTACCGCAACCCAACGGCCCACCGTCGTCCCGGTGGACTGGCAGCGCATGGGCGACCCACCGGCCCGCCGGCCCGTACGGGAACTGGGCAACGGCCCCACCGACCTGGCCCTGTTGGCAAGCGCGGTGGAGCGCGCGGCGCGACAGGTGTCGGCGGCAGAGGTGCCCTCCTTGCTCTGA
- a CDS encoding carbohydrate ABC transporter permease: MTATSSPGVGTTAPADTSVRGRQTLGSKIAEKLSGGLVRVILIVVGLFWLVPTIGLLVSSLRSPKDMSASGWWTVFTKPSQLTVDSYQKLLENSDITHSLGNTVLITVPATVLVVAIGSLAGYAFAWMEFPGRDWWFLGVVSLLVVPVQVALIPIAELFGKIGLFGTILGVVLFHTGFGLPFAVFLLRNFFAEIPRELLEAARLDGAGELRLFARVVMPLGGPAIASLGIFQFLWVWNDMLVALVFTKAGTQPITVALQSQVRQFGNNIDVLAPGAFISMVVPLAVFFVFQRQFVSGVMAGAVK, translated from the coding sequence ATGACGGCGACCTCCTCACCGGGTGTCGGGACGACAGCCCCGGCGGACACGTCGGTGCGGGGCCGACAGACGCTCGGCTCGAAGATCGCCGAGAAGCTGAGCGGCGGGCTGGTCCGCGTGATCCTGATCGTCGTGGGCCTGTTCTGGCTGGTGCCGACCATCGGCCTGCTGGTCTCCTCGCTGCGCTCCCCGAAGGACATGAGCGCGAGCGGCTGGTGGACGGTGTTCACCAAGCCGTCCCAGCTCACCGTCGACAGCTACCAGAAGCTGCTGGAGAACAGCGACATCACCCACTCCCTGGGGAACACCGTGCTGATCACGGTGCCGGCGACCGTGCTGGTCGTCGCGATCGGCTCCCTCGCGGGATACGCGTTCGCCTGGATGGAGTTCCCCGGCCGGGACTGGTGGTTCCTGGGCGTGGTGAGTCTGCTGGTGGTGCCGGTCCAGGTGGCGCTCATTCCGATCGCCGAACTGTTCGGGAAGATCGGGCTGTTCGGGACCATCCTCGGTGTGGTCCTGTTCCACACCGGCTTCGGGCTGCCGTTCGCGGTGTTTCTGCTGCGGAACTTCTTCGCGGAGATCCCGCGGGAACTGCTGGAGGCGGCCCGGCTGGACGGCGCCGGTGAACTCCGGTTGTTCGCACGGGTGGTGATGCCGCTCGGCGGACCGGCGATCGCGAGCCTGGGCATCTTCCAGTTCCTGTGGGTGTGGAACGACATGCTGGTAGCGCTGGTGTTCACCAAGGCGGGCACCCAGCCGATCACGGTCGCACTGCAGAGCCAGGTGAGGCAGTTCGGCAACAACATCGACGTGCTGGCACCCGGCGCGTTCATCTCCATGGTGGTACCACTGGCCGTGTTCTTCGTATTCCAGCGGCAGTTCGTGTCCGGGGTGATGGCAGGCGCGGTCAAGTAG
- a CDS encoding ABC transporter substrate-binding protein: MRTKSSTIRTDRAVITLAALLTGALALTACSSGGDNNKDHSNSSGKAGGPTASGSTVTLPKLDGTNLEIAAVWTGQEQKNFKQVLAEFEKRTGAKVTFVPAQDPIINFLGSKIAGGQPPDVALLPQPGAIKQAVHHHWAKPIGPEALKELRKNYSQGWQDIGKVDGKQYGVYYKAANKSLIWYNAKVFKNAGAKEPKTWQDLLTTSQAVYDSGVTPFSVAGADGWPLTDWFENVYLSQAGPEKYDQLAQHKIKWTDPSVKRALTTLAQIWGKKEYLAGGQDGALQTEFTKSVTQTFTGGDQPKSAMVYEGDFVQVNIGETKAKVGTDAKVFPFPAVGSTAPVVSGGDAAVIFKDSKAAQALVTFLASPDAATIQAKLGGYLSPNKNVPLSAYPNPVQQKIAKALIASGDDFRFDMSDQAPQAFGGTPGKGEWKDLQDFLKNPGDVAGAQAKLEKDAAAAYGSGS; this comes from the coding sequence ATGCGCACCAAGAGCAGCACCATCCGGACCGACAGGGCCGTCATCACACTGGCCGCACTGCTCACGGGAGCCCTCGCGCTCACCGCCTGCTCCAGCGGAGGCGACAACAACAAAGACCACTCGAACAGCTCGGGAAAGGCCGGCGGGCCGACCGCCAGCGGCTCGACCGTCACCCTGCCCAAGCTGGACGGCACGAACCTGGAGATCGCCGCCGTCTGGACCGGCCAGGAACAGAAGAACTTCAAGCAGGTCCTCGCCGAGTTCGAGAAGCGCACGGGCGCGAAGGTCACCTTCGTACCCGCCCAGGACCCGATCATCAACTTCCTCGGCTCGAAGATCGCGGGCGGCCAGCCGCCCGACGTGGCCCTGCTTCCGCAGCCCGGCGCCATCAAGCAGGCCGTGCACCATCACTGGGCCAAGCCCATCGGGCCTGAGGCTCTGAAGGAGCTGCGGAAGAACTACTCGCAGGGCTGGCAGGACATCGGCAAGGTCGATGGCAAGCAGTACGGCGTCTACTACAAGGCCGCCAACAAGTCGCTGATCTGGTACAACGCCAAAGTCTTCAAGAATGCGGGCGCCAAGGAGCCCAAGACCTGGCAGGATCTGCTGACCACGTCACAGGCGGTGTACGACTCCGGGGTCACCCCCTTCTCGGTGGCCGGCGCCGACGGCTGGCCGCTGACCGACTGGTTCGAGAACGTCTACCTGTCCCAGGCGGGACCGGAGAAGTACGACCAGCTCGCCCAGCACAAGATCAAGTGGACCGATCCCTCGGTGAAGCGGGCACTGACCACGCTGGCCCAGATCTGGGGGAAGAAGGAGTATCTGGCGGGCGGCCAGGACGGCGCGCTGCAGACCGAGTTCACCAAGTCGGTGACCCAGACCTTCACCGGAGGTGACCAACCGAAGTCCGCGATGGTCTACGAGGGCGACTTCGTACAGGTCAACATCGGTGAGACCAAGGCGAAGGTGGGCACGGACGCGAAGGTGTTCCCGTTCCCTGCCGTCGGCTCCACCGCTCCCGTGGTCTCCGGCGGAGACGCTGCGGTGATCTTCAAGGACTCCAAGGCGGCGCAGGCACTGGTGACCTTCCTCGCCTCCCCGGACGCGGCGACCATCCAGGCGAAGCTGGGTGGCTACCTCTCCCCGAACAAGAACGTGCCGCTCTCGGCGTACCCGAACCCGGTGCAACAGAAGATCGCCAAGGCGCTGATCGCATCCGGCGACGACTTCCGCTTCGACATGTCCGACCAGGCACCGCAAGCCTTCGGCGGCACCCCCGGCAAGGGCGAGTGGAAGGACCTGCAGGACTTCCTGAAGAACCCGGGGGACGTCGCGGGCGCCCAGGCGAAGCTGGAGAAGGACGCTGCGGCGGCGTACGGAAGCGGGAGCTGA
- a CDS encoding bifunctional glycosyltransferase/CDP-glycerol:glycerophosphate glycerophosphotransferase, which produces MPRFSVIVPAYMVQAYLAECLDSVLSQSYPDLELIAVDDYSPDACGTIIDEYAARDARVKPVHLAENQGLGRARNAGAERASGDYLLFLDSDDTLTPDALGAIADRLKETGEPDVLVYDYARTYWDGRTVRNQLAAQLAQEGPAPFRLEDRPGLLRVLMVAWNKAYRREFVTEHGFTFPPGYYEDAPWTFPVLMTAESIATLDRVCVYYRQRRQGSILGTVSRRHFDLFEQYDRVFAYIAERPELAQWRAELFRRMVDHCAVVYTRRDRLPRGSHGEFLRRSRAHYRRYRVPGTRVPLRHALVRFGLHRTFRALRLASAVRRRALKSAGELARALRSGVLRLHYLIQLRLPLHPDRAVFTASWGSCDQGALVEAFHRHAPRIRTAWIARPEQQHAVPPGPRQLRPGTAAYWTALARSRYLIGATGFDRRLRKRPRQLFVRTHPGTPLGHLGLDLQERPAAARNTDFEELLHDVDRWDYVVSGNRHSTLTWERVFPGRYTTLEYGLPRNDVFQRATSAEVARLRESLGVPEGTVAILYAPTYRDHRRTQRPLLDLERILRRLGPRFMVLARAHPGCPGSPGPGARIVDVSGHPSVESLCLASDALLTDYAPLMFDYVNLDRPVVVHTEDWEAYEAARGTYFDLRDFPPGAVARSEDELIDIFTTGHWRGSRSAQLRAAFRERFCPYDDGRAAERVVRHVVLGEPAGVPEIVPLAERKPVPSAASASARARTPLATVPQPSGPLPVTESR; this is translated from the coding sequence TTGCCCAGGTTCAGTGTCATCGTCCCCGCGTACATGGTCCAGGCGTACCTGGCCGAATGCCTGGACTCGGTGCTCTCGCAGTCGTATCCCGATCTCGAACTGATCGCCGTGGACGACTACTCACCCGACGCCTGCGGCACGATCATCGACGAGTACGCGGCCCGGGACGCGCGCGTGAAGCCCGTGCACCTGGCGGAGAACCAGGGTCTGGGCCGCGCCCGGAACGCCGGCGCAGAACGGGCCAGCGGTGACTACCTGCTCTTCCTGGACAGCGATGACACCCTGACGCCGGACGCCCTGGGGGCCATCGCGGACCGGCTGAAGGAGACCGGCGAGCCGGACGTCCTGGTGTACGACTACGCGCGCACCTACTGGGACGGCCGGACGGTCCGCAACCAGCTCGCCGCCCAACTCGCCCAGGAAGGTCCCGCACCGTTCCGCCTCGAGGACCGGCCAGGGCTGCTCAGGGTGTTGATGGTGGCCTGGAACAAGGCGTACCGGCGGGAGTTCGTGACGGAGCACGGCTTCACGTTCCCACCCGGCTACTACGAGGACGCCCCGTGGACCTTCCCGGTGCTGATGACGGCGGAGTCGATCGCCACCCTGGACCGGGTGTGCGTGTACTACCGGCAGCGCCGGCAGGGCAGCATCCTCGGCACCGTCAGCCGTAGGCACTTCGACCTCTTCGAGCAGTACGACCGGGTGTTCGCATATATCGCAGAGCGGCCGGAACTCGCGCAGTGGCGAGCGGAGTTGTTCCGGCGGATGGTCGACCACTGCGCGGTCGTGTACACCAGGCGGGACCGGCTGCCCCGCGGCAGCCACGGCGAGTTCCTGCGCCGGTCCCGCGCCCACTACCGCCGCTACCGCGTCCCCGGTACCAGGGTCCCGCTGCGGCACGCCTTGGTCCGCTTCGGCCTGCATCGCACGTTCCGGGCGCTCCGGCTGGCCTCGGCCGTCCGCCGCCGGGCGCTGAAGTCGGCCGGGGAACTCGCCCGCGCCCTGCGGTCCGGTGTGCTGCGACTGCACTACCTCATCCAGCTGCGACTGCCGTTGCACCCCGACCGGGCGGTGTTCACCGCCTCTTGGGGGAGCTGTGACCAGGGGGCACTGGTGGAGGCGTTCCACAGGCACGCCCCGCGCATCCGCACCGCGTGGATCGCCCGCCCCGAACAGCAGCATGCCGTCCCGCCGGGGCCGCGCCAGCTCCGCCCGGGCACGGCCGCCTACTGGACGGCACTGGCCCGGTCCAGGTACCTGATCGGCGCCACCGGCTTCGACCGCCGGCTGCGCAAGCGTCCCAGGCAGCTCTTCGTCCGGACCCACCCCGGCACCCCGCTGGGGCACCTGGGCCTCGACCTGCAAGAGCGTCCGGCAGCGGCCCGGAACACCGACTTCGAGGAGCTGTTGCACGACGTCGACCGGTGGGACTACGTCGTGTCCGGCAACCGACACTCCACCCTCACCTGGGAGCGGGTGTTCCCTGGCCGTTACACCACGCTGGAGTACGGTTTGCCGCGCAACGACGTCTTCCAGCGGGCGACCTCGGCGGAGGTGGCGCGGCTGCGCGAGTCGCTGGGCGTGCCCGAGGGCACGGTCGCGATCCTGTACGCGCCCACGTACCGCGACCACCGCCGCACCCAGCGCCCGCTGCTGGACCTGGAGCGTATCCTGCGCCGTCTCGGCCCGCGCTTCATGGTCCTGGCCCGCGCCCACCCCGGGTGCCCCGGTTCCCCCGGCCCGGGCGCCCGGATCGTCGACGTCAGCGGCCACCCGAGTGTGGAGTCCCTCTGCCTGGCTTCGGACGCACTGCTCACCGACTACGCGCCGCTCATGTTCGACTACGTCAACCTGGACCGGCCGGTCGTCGTGCACACCGAGGACTGGGAGGCGTACGAGGCGGCGCGCGGCACCTACTTCGACCTGCGTGACTTCCCGCCCGGAGCGGTCGCCCGGAGCGAGGACGAGCTGATCGACATCTTCACCACCGGCCACTGGCGCGGTTCGCGCTCCGCGCAGCTGCGGGCCGCGTTCCGGGAACGGTTCTGCCCCTACGACGACGGGCGCGCTGCCGAACGGGTCGTACGGCACGTCGTGCTGGGCGAACCGGCGGGGGTGCCGGAGATCGTGCCGCTCGCCGAGCGGAAGCCGGTGCCCTCGGCCGCGTCCGCGTCCGCGCGGGCACGTACCCCACTGGCCACCGTGCCACAACCTTCCGGCCCTCTCCCCGTCACCGAGAGCCGCTGA